In the Passer domesticus isolate bPasDom1 chromosome 4, bPasDom1.hap1, whole genome shotgun sequence genome, one interval contains:
- the LOC135299674 gene encoding probable G-protein coupled receptor No9: MLTDRNESWLSNFSSAASSFARGGVGLQEVLVGLVLTLIDVVTLLGNTVVFLCPVVEKRLRTVTYMFIMSLAMADFLVACLVMPFSIIYEVTGMWLFGKLFCKVWISFDVMFCTASIVTLCFISLDRYCSVVTPYHYSRRMSRGRCIVMTCTVWVYSSLISFLPVMQGWNEIPGVDFDAGRECIFVTNWVFAIVASALAFFLPFMVMCSMYFFIYRASRLKATRIMSQTLEIHYHPNSKRQNHLQLENKATRTISIIISVFVLCWLPYFVLNVWLAARGTDSTSTVLLGTFKIITWLGYCNSTINPLLYAFLNRDFQHALKKLLLCRRRSQVDAGEDMVSIATFSKTAPDLEYSVTVPNGAPKGKPKS, translated from the exons ATGCTGACGGACAGGAATGAATCCTGGCTCTCtaatttctcctctgctgcctcctcctttgCAAGGGGAGGGGTTGGGCTCCAGGAGGTGCTGGTGGGGCTGGTCCTCACCCTCATTGACGTGGTGACACTGCTGGGAAACACCGTGGTGTTCCTCTGCCCCGTGGTGGAGAAGAGGCTGCGCACTGTCACCTACATGTTCATcatgtccctggccatggcagacTTCCTCGTGGCCTGTCTGGTGATGCCCTTCAG CATCATCTACGAGGTGACGGGGATGTGGCTCTTTGGGAAGCTGTTCTGCAAAGTCTGGATCTCCTTCGATGTCATGTTCTGCACCGCGTCCATCGTCACGCTGTGCTTCATCAGCCTGGACAGGTACTGCTCCGTGGTCACCCCCTACCACTACTCCAGGAGGATGTCCCGGGGCAG ATGCATCGTGATGACCTGCACGGTCTGGGTCTATTCCTCcctcatttccttccttcctgtcaTGCAAGGCTGGAATGAGATCCCCGGGGTGGACTTTGATGCGGGCAGGGAATGCATCTTCGTCACCAACTGGGTTTTTGCCATCGTGGCTTCCGCCCTGgcctttttccttcccttcatgGTCATGTGCAGCATGTACTTCTTCATCTACCGAGCCTCCCGCCTCAAGGCCACGCGCATCATGTCCCAGACGCTGGAGATCCACTACCACCCCAACAGCAAGAGGCAGAACCACCTGCAGCTGGAGAACAAGGCCACGAGGACCATCAGCATCATCATCTCCGTGTTcgtgctgtgctggctgccctACTTCGTGCTCAATGTCTGGCTGGCAGCCAGAGGCACCGACTCCACCAGCACCGTGCTGCTCGgcaccttcaagatcatcaccTGGCTGGGCTACTGCAACTCCACCATCAACCCCCTGCTCTACGCCTTCCTCAACAGGGACTTCCAGCACGCCCTCAagaagctgctcctgtgcaggCGCAGGTCGCAGGTGGACGCTGGGGAAGACATGGTTTCCATAGCCACGTTTTCCAAGACCGCTCCAGATCTGGAATACAGCGTGACGGTGCCCAACGGTGCCCCGAAGGGCAAACCCAAGTCATAG
- the EIF2AK3 gene encoding eukaryotic translation initiation factor 2-alpha kinase 3 isoform X2 codes for MCKCIVVTYIFCAKRFAADCLGDSLLGLGDEVFGNKMIIPSLDGDLFQWDRDRESMEAVPFTVESLLESSYKFGEDVVLVGGKSLTTYGLSSYSGKVKYICSAVGCRRWDDEESEQEETLLLHRTQKTVRAVGPRSGNEKWNFSVGHFELRYVPDIETRAGYIESSFKSTMNKEETKIISDVDEQEAMMKDTVIKVSVADWKVMAFNRRGGHLEWEYQFCTPIASAWLLKDGKVIPISLFDDTSYTTNNEVLEDEEDLVEAARGATESSVYLGMFRGQLYLQSSVRIFEKFPTNPKALESRNDNAIIPLPKIKWKPLIQSPSRTPVLVGSDEFDKCLSNDKYSHEEYSNGALSVLQYPYDNGYYLPYYKRERNKRSNQITVRFFDDTNYKNIRKKDPVLLLHWWKEIVGTILFCIVATTFIVRKLFHPHPYSRLRKESETQCQTDCKYEPTCGDIKDNSWSDAKNSGYVSRYLTDFEPIQCLGRGGFGVVFEARNKVDDCNYAIKRIRLPNRELAREKVMREVKALAKLEHPGIVRYFNAWLEAPPERWQEKMDEQWLKDESTDWPLSSPSPMDVPSFKITTEPFSTKEHIEVTAASSERVRSVGIPCGQSDSSGSQFSPLEFSDTDNRDLQHSEDPLLNLQDSVLTGCDVEDSTINSNELGHSMEICSSAVPVVHLKEGTSSSIVFEDSGCGNASSKEDKVDVSHNESPSEDKGKTTKESDNKKSASGSPLSVSPPRPTSLSLDLSKNTAEKVKPTSPKVYLYIQMQLCRKENLKDWMSRRCTIEERERTECLQIFLQIAEAVDFLHSKGLMHRDLKPSNIFFTMDDVVKVGDFGLVTAMDQDEEEESVLTPMPAYARHTGQVGTKLYMSPEQICGNTYSHKVDIFSLGLILFELLYPFSTQMERVKTLSDVRNLKFPPLFTQKYAQEYTMVKDMLSPSPTERPEAAAIIENPVFEDLELPPKPVLRQRSRTMSLSGNKHSRQPSK; via the exons ATGTGTAAGTGCATCGTGGTAACCTACATTTTCTGTGCCAAGAGATTTGCAGCTGACTGCCTGGGTGACTCACTCCTTGGATTAGGAGATGAG GTGTTTGGAAACAAGATGATTATCCCTTCCTTGGATGGGGACCTCTTCCAGTGGGATCGGGATCGCGAGAGCATGGAAGCCGTTCCTTTCACGGTTGAATCTCTTCTGGAGTCATCCTACAAGTTCGGCGAGGACGTTGTCTTAGTTGGGGGAAAGTCTTTGACCACCTATGGGCTGAGCTCCTATTCAGGGAAG GTGAAGTACATCTGCTCAGCCGTGGGCTGCCGCCGCTGGGACGATGAGGAGAGCGAGCAGGAGGAGACGCTGCTGCTGCACCGCACCCAGAAAACCGTCCGGGCTGTGGGGCCACGCAGCGGCAATGAGAA GTGGAATTTCAGTGTTGGTCACTTTGAGCTGCGCTATGTCCCAGATATTGAAACTAGAGCAGGATACATTGAGAGCAGTTTTAAATCAACTATGaacaaagaagaaacaaaaattatttcagacgTGGATGAGCAGGAAGCTATGATGAAAGACACAGTGATAAAGGTCTCTGTGGCTGACTGGAAGGTGATGGCTTTTAACAGACGAGGAGGACATCTGGAATGGGAATACCAG TTTTGCACTCCAATTGCTTCTGCATGGCTGCTTAAGGATGGCAAAGTAATTCCAATCAGTCTGTTTGATGACACGAGTTACACAACAAATAACGAGGTACTGGAAGATGAAGAAGATCTTGTGGAAGCTGCCAGAGGGGCCACAGAATCCAGTGTCTATTTGG GTATGTTCAGGGGCCAGTTGTATCTTCAGTCATCAGTCAGAATTTTTGAGAAATTCCCAACCAACCCAAAGGCTCTGGAATCCAGGAATGATAATGCAATTATTCCTCTTCCCAAAATCAAATGGAAACCTTTAATCC AGTCTCCTTCCAGGACTCCAGTGCTGGTGGGCTCTGATGAGTTTGATAAGTGTCTCAGCAATGACAAGTATTCTCATGAGGAGTACAGCAATGGAGCACTGTCAGTTCTGCAGTACCCATATG ATAATGGTTATTACTTACCCTACTACAAGAGGGAGAGAAACAAGCGCAGCAACCAGATCACGGTTCGATTTTTCGACGACACGAATTACAAGAACATTCGCAAAAAGGATCCTGTTCTTCTGCTCCACTGGTGGAAGGAGATTGTTGGCACCATTTTATTTTGCATCGTGGCCACCACCTTCATTGTGCGCAAACTCTTCCACCCCCACCCTTACAGCAGA CTGCGGAAGGAGTCTGAAACACAGTGTCAGACTGATTGTAAGTATGAGCCCACTTGTGGAGACATTAAAGACAACAGCTGGAGTGATGCCAAGAACTCTGGATATGTGTCAAG ATATCTGACAGATTTTGAACCAATCCAGTGTCTGGGTCGTGGAGGTTTTGGAGTGGTTTTTGAAGCCAGAAATAAAGTAGATGACTGCAACTATGCCATCAAGAGGATCCGATTGCCCAACAG GGAGCTGGCTCGTGAGAAGGTGATGAGGGAAGTCAAGGCTCTGGCTAAGCTCGAGCACCCGGGGATTGTTCGGTATTTCAATGCGTGGCTGGAAGCTCCCCCTGAGAGATGGCAGGAAAAGATGGATGAGCAGTGGTTAAAAGATGAAAG CACTGATTGGCCTCTCAGTTCTCCCAGCCCAATGGATGTCCCATCATTTAAGATCACAACAGAGCCATTTTCTACAAAGGAACACATTGAAGTTACTGCAGCTTCTTCGGAGAGGGTGAGGTCTGTGGGGATACCCTGTGGTCAGTCAGATTCATCTGGAAGCCAGTTTTCCCCTCTGGAATTCTCTGACACAGACAACAGGGACTTGCAGCACTCAGAAGATCCACTGTTAAACCTTCAGGACAGTGTCCTTACAGGCTGTGATGTAGAAGACAGTACTATCAACAGTAATGAGCTCGGACACTCCATGGAAATTTGTTCTTCAGCTGTTCCTGTTGTACATCTGAAGGAAGGGACCTCCTCCTCTATTGTGTTTGAGGATTCTGGCTGTGGAAATGCCTCCAGTAAGGAAGATAAAGTTGATGTTTCACACAATGAGAGTCCTTCTGAGGATAAAGGCAAAACTACAAAGGAATCTGATAACAAGAAATCTGCTTCAGGAAGTCCCCTCTCTGTTTCTCCTCCAAGGCCAACGAGTTTAAGCCTGGACCTTTCtaaaaacactgcagaaaaagTCAAGCCCACCTCTCCAAAGGTGTATCTGTACATCCAGATGCAGCTGTGCCGGAAAGAGAACCTTAAAGACTGGATGAGCAGAAGATGCACCAtagaggagagggaaaggacAGAGTGTCTGCAGATCTTTCTGCAGATTGCTGAAGCTGTTGACTTTCTGCACAGCAAAGGATTAATGCACAGGGATCTCAAG CCTTCCAATATATTTTTCACAATGGATGACGTAGTAAAGGTTGGGGATTTTGGACTGGTGACTGCTATGGACcaagatgaggaggaggaatcAGTTCTGACCCCAATGCCAGCTTATGCCAGGCACACAGGACAAGTAGGGACCAAACTCTACATGAGCCCGGAACAG ATCTGTGGCAACACCTATTCGCACAAGGTGGATATCTTCTCCCTGGGACTGATTCTCTTTGAGCTGCTCTACCCCTTCAGCACACAGATGGAGAGGGTCAAG ACCTTAAGTGATGTTCGAAATTTGAAGTTTCCACCATTGTTCACTCAGAAATATGCACAAGAG TACACCATGGTGAAGGACATGCTCTCTCCAAGTCCCACTGAACGACCAGAGGCTGCAGCAATCATAGAAAATCCTGTCTTTGAAGACTTGGAGCTCCCACCCAAGCCCGTGCTCAGGCAGAGGTCACGGACAATGAGCCTATCAGGAAATAAACATTCCAGACAACCAAGCAAATAA